CACTGCCACGTGGACCACCCTCGAGCAGGACGGGATGCTGTTCGTCTGGAACGACCCTGAGGGCAACCCTCCGCCGGATGACGTGACGATTCCGCGCATCGAGGGCGCCGGCAGCGATGACTGGACGGACTGGCATTGGTACACAACGGTTGTCAACGCCAACTGTCGTGAGCTGGTGGACAACGTGGTGGATATGGCGCACTTCTTCTACGTGCACGGATCAATGCCTACCCACTTCAAGAACATCTTCGAAGGCCACATCGCAACCCAATACATGAATGCCGATACCCGTGCCGACCGAGATGACGTCGGTGGCTCGACCATGCTGGGCACCACCTCGGTGGCGTCGTATTACGGACCGGCCTTCATGATCGATGACCTGACGTACCACTATCCAGAGGCTGACCACCACAGCGTCTTGATCAACTGCCATTATCCGATCGACACGAATTCGTTTGTGCTGCAGTACGGCATCATCGTCAAGAAGCCGGAGGGCGTTTCCGATGAGCTGGCCATGCAGAGCGCTGTCGCCTTGGGCGACTGGGTGAAGATCGGCTTCGAACAGGACGTGGCGATCTGGAAAACCAAGGCCCGCATCGACAACCCGCTATTGTGCGAGGAGGACGGGCCGGTGTACCAGCTGCGCCGCTGGTACGAACAGTTCTACGTCGACTCGGCCGATGTCGCCGCCGACATGGTCGATCGCTTCGAATATGAAGTTGACACCACGAGCGCTCGGCAGACGTGGACACGCGAGATCGAAGACAACATCGCTGCCCGCGCCGCCCACTCGGTGCCATGACGCGCCGTGTCGATCCTCGGCTTGAAGAATTGCCGATGACGCCGGTGACCTGCCGCAGCTGCGGCATGATGTTGTCGCGGATGCCTGCCGAGGTTGACAACTGACGTGGTCACCGGATTGACCCCACTCTGGGTGAAGATGGTTCGATGAGCGCGCACATGACTGCGAAGGCGGGTCCCGGACGGCCCGCAGGCGTCGACAGCGGTGATACCCGCCAACGTGTCATCGATGCTGCCTGCCGGTGCTTTGCCCAGTTCGGCTATGGACCCGCGACCAACAACCAGGTTGCCGAGATGGCCGGTGTGACAGCGGGTTCGGTGTACTACCACTTCGGTACGAAACACAAGTTGTTCGAGGCGGTCTGCGATGACGTCTACGGCAAGATCCTGGCGAATGCGGCGCCTGCCATGTCTGGACCGCACTCCATGCGCGATCTGCTGCGGGCGGCGTTGAGCGAATCGATTCGAATCAACCGCGAGTTTCCCGAGCTGGCCGGTTTCGTCGCCACCGCACCGATCGATGCGCGTCGGCACAAGGAGTTGGCCCCCGCCTTCGCCCGGCAGGGTGCGCGAATGACCGATGCACTGGCCCGGTCCGTCGTCGAGGGGCAGCGTGGCGGATTGATCCCGGCCGATCTGGACCCGGTTCAGGTGGCCCGCGTGATCGGTGCGATCGTCGACGGCTTTGCGCATGCGGCGGCCGTAACCGAGCCGAGTGAGATGGACGGCGTCAATCGGTTGTTCGAATCGCTGCTCCTGGAGGCGGCGACTATCGGCAAGCGCGCGGACCGCGATCCAGGCTGAGCGCATGACGTTGCAGCCCTACCGCGTGAGCGAAACCAGCTCCTCGCAGAACTTCACGGTCTCGGCGCTATCGGTGGCCAGCGGGTGCACCAGCATCGTGGTGACGCCGGCCTCGGCGTAGGCGGCCAGGCGTTCCTTGACGAATCCCTTCGGCCCCACGAGCGATACGTTGCGCACCAGGTCGTCGGGCACGGCCGCGATGGCCTCGGCCTTCTTACCGGCCAGGAACAGGTCCTGGATGTGGTCGGCGACCTCGCCGTACCCGTACCGGGTGGCCAGCTTGTGATAGAAGTTCTGCCCACGCGCGCCCATGCCGCCGATGTACAGCGCCAGTTGGGGTTTCGCCCAGGCCAGCCGGTCGTCCACGTCGTCGCCGATGGCCAGGCTGGCGCTGACCATCACGTCCAGCGGGCCCAGTTCTGGATCTCGTTTGGCGGCGCCGGCCCGCAGCGCATCGCCCCACACGTCGTCGGCCTTCTCGGGCAGGTAGAACACCGGTTGCCAGCCCTCGGCGATCTCGGCGGTCAGCTCGACGTTCTTCGGTCCCAGTGCAGCGATGGTGATCGGAATGCGCTCCCGCACAGGGTGATTGATCAGGTGCAGTGACTTACCCAGTCCGGTGCCGCGGTCGGCGGGCAGTGGCAGCTGGTAGTACTTGCCGTCGTAATCCAGGTTCTCGCGGCGCCACACCTTCCGGCAGATCTCGACCACCTCGCGGGTACGGCCCAGCGGTGCGTCGAACGGCACGCCGTGGAAGCCCTCCATCACCTGCGGGCCCGAGGTGCCGATGCCCAGGCGGAAGCGACCGTCGGACACGTAGTCCACACCCGCCGCGCTCATGGCCATCAGGGCGGGTGTGCGGGTGTAGATCGGGACCACGCCGGTGCCGAGTTCCATGGTGGAGGTCTTGGCGGCGAGGTAGCCGAGCTGGCTGATCGCATCGTAGGAGTACGCCTCGGCGACCAGGGCGATGTCGACGCCCACCTTCTCCAGTTCGACGACTTGGTCGGCAGCTTCTTTGAAGCCGCCGGCGTAACTCAGGAAGATGCCAGTGCGCATCGCAGGAGTGTAGCAACCCAACCAGTTGGTTGGGAGGGGCGGTCCCGATGGCGGGCCGGACCCCCGATCTGCCGTCAGCTGGGTCTTGGTGAAACGGGTGTGGAGCAACCACTCACTTATCCCGGAGCATCAGTTCTTGTCGTCGAGGGTGGTCAGGGTATCGATGATGTCGGCGATTGCGGTTGTGATGGCATGAGGCCGGTCCAGTGGGATGTTGTGGCCGGAATCGATGACGATGTGCCGACCCTGAGGGGCTTGAGATGCCAGCCTTCTGTGGCTGGCGAGGATGGCGCGGTGTGTCTTCGGAAGAAGTCGTGAGATGCGGTCGCCGCTGAGAACTGTCACTGGCACGTCAGGCAGAGGGCGGTGGATGTGTGGCGCGGAGAGCGCCTGTAGCCAGCCGCGAGTTTCGCGTGCTTGGTTTTGGGTTGCGGCGGTGGTGAGTTCGTAGTTTTTGGCCTCTGCGGCATAGGCAGCTGGCAGGACTGGGTCGACGAGTTTGCCAACCATCCACCGCGTGGCGCCGATACGTGCAAATACCTGTGTCACCACCG
The window above is part of the Mycolicibacterium fortuitum subsp. fortuitum genome. Proteins encoded here:
- a CDS encoding Rieske 2Fe-2S domain-containing protein, which gives rise to MTVESDCEIRQIESEAPPSRFARGWHCLGLTRELGDGKPHGIKVFGQKLVVFRGGDGRINVLDGYCRHMGGDLAQGKVKGDEIACPFHDWRWGGDGRCKNVPYAKRTPRLARTATWTTLEQDGMLFVWNDPEGNPPPDDVTIPRIEGAGSDDWTDWHWYTTVVNANCRELVDNVVDMAHFFYVHGSMPTHFKNIFEGHIATQYMNADTRADRDDVGGSTMLGTTSVASYYGPAFMIDDLTYHYPEADHHSVLINCHYPIDTNSFVLQYGIIVKKPEGVSDELAMQSAVALGDWVKIGFEQDVAIWKTKARIDNPLLCEEDGPVYQLRRWYEQFYVDSADVAADMVDRFEYEVDTTSARQTWTREIEDNIAARAAHSVP
- a CDS encoding TetR/AcrR family transcriptional regulator, whose product is MTAKAGPGRPAGVDSGDTRQRVIDAACRCFAQFGYGPATNNQVAEMAGVTAGSVYYHFGTKHKLFEAVCDDVYGKILANAAPAMSGPHSMRDLLRAALSESIRINREFPELAGFVATAPIDARRHKELAPAFARQGARMTDALARSVVEGQRGGLIPADLDPVQVARVIGAIVDGFAHAAAVTEPSEMDGVNRLFESLLLEAATIGKRADRDPG
- a CDS encoding LLM class F420-dependent oxidoreductase, which produces MRTGIFLSYAGGFKEAADQVVELEKVGVDIALVAEAYSYDAISQLGYLAAKTSTMELGTGVVPIYTRTPALMAMSAAGVDYVSDGRFRLGIGTSGPQVMEGFHGVPFDAPLGRTREVVEICRKVWRRENLDYDGKYYQLPLPADRGTGLGKSLHLINHPVRERIPITIAALGPKNVELTAEIAEGWQPVFYLPEKADDVWGDALRAGAAKRDPELGPLDVMVSASLAIGDDVDDRLAWAKPQLALYIGGMGARGQNFYHKLATRYGYGEVADHIQDLFLAGKKAEAIAAVPDDLVRNVSLVGPKGFVKERLAAYAEAGVTTMLVHPLATDSAETVKFCEELVSLTR